The sequence below is a genomic window from Corythoichthys intestinalis isolate RoL2023-P3 chromosome 4, ASM3026506v1, whole genome shotgun sequence.
aagtcaggactttgggaaggccattcgaaaatcttaattctagcctgatttagccattccattacgacttttgatgtgtgtttggggtcattgtcctgttggaacacccaacttcgcccaagacccaatcttcgggctgatgacgttaggttaccttgaagaatttgaaggtaatcctccttcttcattatcccatttactctctgtaaagcaccagttccattgacagcaaaacagccccacagcataatactaccaccaccgtgcttgacggtaggcatggtgtacttggggttaaaggcctcaccttttctcctccaaacatattgctgggcattgtggccaaacagctcgatttttgtttcgtctgaccacagaactttcctccagaaggtcttatttctgtccatgtgatcagcagcaaacttcagttgagctttaaggtgccgcttttggagcaagggcttccttcttgcacggcagcctctcagtccatggagatgcaaaacacgcttgactgtggacactgacacctgtgttccagcagattctaattcttggcagatctgctttttggtgattctcggttgaatcttcaccctcctgaccaattttctctcagcagcaggtgatagcttgcgttttcttcctgatcgtggcagtgacaaaacagtgccatgcactttatacttacaaacaattgtttgcactgctgctcttgggacctgcagctgctttgaaatggctccaagtgactttcctgacttattcaagtcaatgattcactttttcagatccatgtgtgtatatttttgacccagcagatttgatcactttttctgttaacccataataaagttataaaagaaccaaacttcatgaatgttttttgtgacaaagaagtatctgttccaatcactctatcggagaaaaatcagagttgtagaaataactggaaactcaagagagccatgacattatgttcttcacaagtgtatgtaaacttttgaccacaactgtatctgCTTGTACTCATCTGATCATCGACTTACTGCTTTGTCCTATGATTTCGCCTCCGACTGTTGTCTATTGATACCTTCGGCCAGTCTTGTCACGCAAAGGATCCCACGGCTATGGATTAAACAAACTGTTTTACTTCCTTTGGGCGTCTCTGCCCAAGATCATAACAAGGTCGGAGGAGACAGCGCACAGTGGAGGTAGTaatttaacaaatgcattaaattagacacatgtgaaaaaaattaattatgaataaataagaaattaaagcatttttattgttaccttaaagtgcgtactgcaggagaaaaaaagtctcaaatgtCATTATAATGTgagttagaatcatattttgagacgattcgactatatacaacaatttggcaaagcgcacatgacgagaaattagtcttttaatctgccggttggccacgcctaccgttatagggctctagcgtccccaacaggtggattatgtcggcaggagaatggtttcatcggttttactattcaaataaaaaaaaaagactattaatcgcagttttttccatatttgtcaATAATTAGCCGatgattcatttaaactgggaggactggccttGAATCTGTCAGTACCATTGACGGTGTGAGACTTGCAATTCACTTtggaatgaattggacatctatcgccgtcaatggcagccaatgagttaacaaagaagtgacctgaaaatgttccaaaattaataTGAAGTGAtctaaaatttacaggaagaGACTCACGGGAGAGGAAAGCATCacacaatttctccagaaatgggaTTTTTCTAGTATCCCGATTTGGGATGGGGGCTGAAGATGGCAGTTTCACTTgctattacatttttacattttccttACATGGGAAATGAAAAATAGAAAacgaataaaagaaaaacaggTCTTGGGACCTTGGACATTAGTCCCCTCAGCTTTCTCGTGTGTACTGAATAAACATAACATAGTTTTGCTTTGGTCAACGTAGCAATCAGACTTTTTGGCGGCTAATAAAGCTGATGAAAGCATAATAATGAGcacttgtatttttgtatttcgtGTTACAGGAAGTTTAAATATTCGATTGAATACTTCCCCTTATTGCAATTCTCTCATACATCTTAAAACTGACCACGTCTCTGCGTAGTTCCTTTTACCATGATTGGacacttttaaagtaaaaaCTTAGTCTCGGCATATCGTTGCACCATTTTCTTTGGGACAACGAATACACATATTTTAGCCAGTCAAGTAAAAACTTGTCATATTGTTGCACATTTTGACTGGACAACTTTTCAGCTTCTCAGCTCCGGTGAGTACTCTTCCCAAAACCCTGCCCCAAAGTTTCCAAAGTTAGCAAAAGAGAAGCAAAAAATCATGGAGATGCAGAACGTTAACACAAAGAGAAAACAGTTGGAGGAGGACACAGGAGCCAAGGAAGCCATGTTGGAaaacaatggggaaaaaaacatcgaTGCACTTGCGGATGCCCCGCATGGTAAGTACATAACATTATTTTGTGTATTGTCATAACATGCATTGAATGGAAAAAAGTCTATGCCTGAGCTGTCACCATAATCAACTCAAGTTTGCACTGGACTGTCACTGTGATTGCACTACTAATGCCACaacagtagggatgggaatcgagaaccggaTCAGTATGTTTCAACTCCATGTAATCGTTTGGCAGTTTATTTAACAATTCTCTTATCAATTCCAACCAGCACGAATTACGTCATGTAACTTCtgtgttctccactgctggaGACACCATAAGTCCAGAAAGATCACGTATACTTCCTGAAAAAGCAGACattcttatttttttgccaaagaaTTGACAATTTTGCACATTTGGACTATGCATTGTTCTGTTGTATTTGACAGAATTGAtctttttgattatttttgagtgctatcagctgctatgtccttttaaaaaggaggattttttattcctattagaaaaatatttcagtaaaatgttacacatttttgtttatttaccaCAGTTACAtaatgccacagttaacattaaggctttgggcctcttttgaccccgTTGTGAGTTtgcaaggttgtgacttctgattaaacaaactcgatgccaatccaaatgtttgttcttgtttttccCTAAataagaatcgataagagaatcgataaagaattgttaagcaatatctacaatggaatcggaatcgtaaatatcatatcaattcccatccctacacatCAGTGTCTGTCTCAATCTAGGCACTGCATAATCTTGGTTCTACATATGcaatatttattacatttattagcattttcaaaaactatCATTTGCACTATCGTATTAAGTCAGCCATCTGCCCCAAGTTTAGGTACTGCAAATTGTCATTTACGCACTGTAATATTACCACTACATCACCACTTGCTGCTAGTcacttattcattttatttccaATCTGTGTACACTGTAACCAGTACCTGTAACCTAAGTTTCGTTTTAAGTGGTGCACATTATGGCCAAGCTTTAAATCTTTTTGTACTctttacaatgacaataaaggcattcTGTTCTGTTGACCCTCCAAAGATCCATACTGTTTCTATCTTAAATTGTGGTTTAGAGAAAGACGAAGCAGCTGGATCAAGTCACTACGCTTGTCTGCAAAAGCCATCTGAAGATATCTATTCAAAAGTCGTAAAAACAGGTAGATGCAATTGCATAATTTGTGTTTCAAGTACCTTTGTtgttaaaaacataattaaaagagGAAATTGTGACGTTTACAAGAAAggatttctattctattctattctatttcttttgacacccccccccccaaaaaaaagaaaaaaaaagaaaaacccgcATACTGTTTCTATCTTGAATTGTGGTTTAGAGAAAGACGAAGCAACTGGATCAAGTCACTACGCTAGTCTGCAAAAGCCATATGAAGATATCTATTCAAACGTCGCAAAAACAGGTAGACGCAATTGCATAATGTGTGTTTCAAGTACCTTtgttattaaaaacataaataagtaTAATATATAAGTAATAATTAAGTTGTgcgattttgttttgtgttccAATTCCTCTTAGCATTTTGCTGACAAACAAGTTGcttcttttttgttgatttttaatcaaatacagtattttacaagaatattaaaacatttttggtaAATAATTTAGTCAttataatatttcattaaactatAGAAATCacataaagtggggcaaataagtatttagtcaaccaccaattgtgcaagttctcctacttgaaaagattagagaggcctgtaattgtcaacatgggtaaacctcaaccatgagagacagaatgtggaaaaaaaaacagaaaatcacattgtttcgatttttaaagaatttatttccaaatttgagtggaaaataagtatttggtcacctacaaacaagcaagatttctggctgtcaaagaggtctaactttttctaacgaggtgtaacgaggctgcactcgttacctgtattaatggcacctgttttaacttattatcagtataaaagacacctgtcgaaaacctcagtcagttacacttcaaactccactatggccaagaccaaagagctgtcgaaggacaccagagacaaaattgtagacctgcaccaggctgggaagactgaatctgcaataggtaaaaccctTGGCgttaagaaatcaactgtgggagcaattattagaaaatggaagacatgcaagaccactgataatctccctctatctggtgctccatgcaagatctcaccacgtggcgtcaaagtgacaacaagaacagtgagcaaaaatcccaaaaccacacggggggacctagtgaatgacctacagagaactgggaccacagtaacaaaggctaccatcagttacacaatgcgccgccggggactcaaatcctgcactgccagacgtgtccccctgctaaagaaagtacacgtccaggcccatctggtgttcgctagagagcatttggatgatccagaagaggactgggggaatgtgttatggtctgatgaaacaaaactagaacttttgggtagaaacacaggttctcgtgtttggaggagaaagaatactaaattgcatccgaagaacaccatacccactgagaAGCatagaggtggaaacatcatgctttggggctgtttttctgcaaagggaccaggacgactgatctgtgtaaaggaaagaatgaatggggccatgtatcgagagattttgagtgaatatCTCCttacatcagcaagggcattgaaaatcagacgtggctgggtctttcattatgacaatgatcccagacacacagccagggcaacaaaggagtggcttcgtaagaagcatttcaaggtcctagggTGGCatagccaatctccagatctcaaccccatagaaaacctgtggagggagttgaaagtccgtgttgcccaaggacagccccaaaacatcactgctctagagaagatctgcatggaggactgggccaaaataccagcaacagcttgtgaaaagcttgtgaagagtaacagaaaacgtttggcctccgttattgccaacaaagggtacgtaacaaagtattgagatgaacttttggtattgaccaaatacttattttccaccatgatttgcaaataaattctttaaaaatcaaacaatgtgattttctgtttttttttccccctccacattctgtctctcatggtggaggtttacccatgttgaaaattacaggcctctctaatatattcaagtgggagaacttgcacaattagtggttgactaaatacttatttgccccactgtaagtcagcCATCTGCCTCTAGTCTAAGTGTCATTTACGCACTGTTACATTACCATTACATCACCACTTGCTGCtagtcacttattcactttCTTTCCAATCGGTGTACACTGTAACCTGTACCTGTAACTGTAACCTAAGTTTTGTTTTATGTGATGCACGTTATGGCCAAGCTTTAAATCTCTGTTGTACACTGCAATGACAATTAAgactttctattctattctattctattctattctattgacCCTCCAAAAATCCATACTGTTTCCATCTTAAATTGTGGTTTAGAGAAGAAAAAGCAGCTGGATCAAGTCACTGCGCTGGCCTGCAAAAGCCATCTGAAGATATCTATtcaaacattgcaaaaaaaggTAGACCCAATTGCATAATGTGTTTCAAGtacatttgttattaaaaatatatgaatataagaGAAAATTTAGGGAATTTTAAGTTGTCCTGCCATCAAACTGCCAACGTGCCTCAGCATGAAAAGGTTTAAAAGAAAATGACATAAGTTTCTTTGAAAAAAAGAATTCTAATGAGACTATGAAGGCATCAAAAACAGAAGTTTTGGGATTTTGTTTTGCGTTACAATTGCAGTCAGCAATTTGCTGACAACCAATTTGCTTATTTTACAAAATTACACAGTGTATTTTCCACAACTACATTATGTAGATTAGCTGAGTCTGCTCAGACAACAACAGCCACAGCGTTTCAAAAGTTGACTTTACAGagcaaatgactatttttggtgattaaaaaactgaaaatatgaGCAAATAttctatatttttaaatgtagtatcatgattgtattttttgtctTCAGAAATTACAAATACTACATTTATAAATTCTTGAAATGTGACTGAAAACTAAGTTAATTAAATCACaatgaagaaaaacagaaatacacactaTTGTTTTCCCCATTCAACTTTTTCAATCGGAAACACTGGCGGGAGAACCTGTGAATGCTCAAGTTTCAATGTCATTGACGGGGTTTAGACGCATAGTGATAGCAATAGATTGGACGCAAGCGCTGTCAATTGCAGCTAATGaattacatacatacagtatatgccaataaaggttaaaaaaaaaaaaaaaaaaaaaaaaaaagtcatgattCCTGCATCAAATGTCTAATCCATCTATATGTCTCTTGTCAGCCAAAACAGCCCAAAGTACTGTGAGACCGTACAAAGTTGCATGCTTGATCCTGAGTGTACTCTGCTTGGTGCTGCTGCTGGTCGTCATTGTGCTCATTGTGAAAAGTGAGTTTTGCCTGGAAagggttactttttttttcatggaaattAGACATCACTACCATGTACAGCTGtgaattcatttattcatgttGCCAAAACTCAAATAAGATTGGGGTAAAGTGAATTCAGTTGGGTTAGCAGTTAGGATTAATCTATTTTAGCattatattaaaaatgtattttcatttgtttCATTTTGAATATATTACAGTGGGAGGGGGCAAACTCTAGAAACCATGATTTATCAGCGTGTATTTGAAATTTCGGGgggatgtggggaaaaaaaattaaaaactaatTTTACCCAGTGATGTAGGTTTATTGAAAGAAAAGACACAAACTAAGGCAAGGTGGAAAAATGTTGTGGATCCAAATGTCTGTCAAAAACCATGGAACATAATTAATAAGATTCACTTGGAATGAAACATTGATTTtcactaatatatattttttgttttattaaccgACTATAATTCATTACGCCAAATGAACATGTTCCTGTATACATCAATTCACGCTTCCTCCTGTACTCTAAAGTTACATGTTCAGGGTTTGTACAACTTTTTCATGTCCAAAATCAAGCACTTTTTAAGGACTTTCAACAccaattttcaaaaatttccAGTACCTTATAAACATTATGaggaagaaataaaataaagtatctTCTTAGGAGTACGCAAacgtcttccaaaatgttccaTGACCACATATGCTCGAGAAATTCAGTTTGAAAGGTGCCAATTCTGAACCCCCCTGACGGCAGTGAGCACTTTGTGGCAAACTCTAAACGCGTCCAATAGCAGAGGTGCTGGCGTAGTTATAGCATGCTGTTTGGTGGAAAACACATTGAGTCACGGCCGAGGAAACCTTGATGAATGGGTTGAAGTTTGGGGCACTAGAAAAATGGCTCTCACTcctccaattgctaagctaaatgatagCTCGATatacgtttgtgtggaactgtagttcacaacaacgACAAAACCCATTCTCGCCGAAATTGGTAAAGCCCTAAAGATAAGTGGTTATTTTCCAGGCCAGGCAAGAAGGCCGAGTCCTAGCCGTGGTGAAGCAAAGCGAAATGGGTATCAGCCTGCTCAATCAGCGACTGGCAGAGGGGATGTGGGGGTTGCGAAAAAAAATGTGACGAAAAGAGGAACTTGGCGTGCGATAAaagtattgtactaaaccacagcaaattcTTTTAAAACTACTCTGTTTACTGTTTGTTGATTAAACGCCATAGTACGCACTAGGGattggaattgatacgatttttacgattacgattccattatcgatattgcttaacgattcgattcattATCGAtcctaatttgggggaaaaaaagaacaaacattttgattggcatctagtttgtttaatcagaagtcacaaccttacaaactcttaACGAGgtcaagaggcccaaagcctcgatGTCAACTGTTGCAATATGTAACTGTGGCAAatagacaagaatgtgtaacattttactgaaacatttttctaatagaaataaaaaatcctcctttttaaaatgacataAGAGCTGCTAGCACTCaacataataataaagaaagatAAATACTGTCAAATGCAATAGAACAGTGCATAGTGCAAATGTTCAAACttaacaattcttttgcagaaaaataagcatgtctgctttttcaggtaggatacgtgatctttctggacttatggtgtctccagcagtggagaacaccCTCTCAGATGGGGTGGAGAAAGCCTGCACACACAGAAATTGTTCAGTTAGTCCAGACATCAGGAGCAGAATATCTCTATTGTAGTCCCAAATATTAACAGGTTTTTAATTAGGTTGGTGTAATTACATAAGGACGGTTGGATCTCATACAATATAAGAGGAACTTTAACGCAGTCCTCCGTTAACTTGGATTTGTTAACTTCCTAGACATAGTAAGGGTACTCAATGGAAAGGCCTTTTGACACTGAGTAGAGTAAAAGTGGTTTGGGATCATCCTATCTCGAATTACGGACGAAAATACGCTGATTTGCTGTAGTTGTCAGGTGCATTTCGGGAAGTAATTTGGAACATCCACTTTCGTAAGttgtagcaacacaaaaatgccaccatcggatgcggaggtatataccgtacttttgtgtgaaatcagtagtcagatttgCCCTACGACCCGCCAAATTAAAATTATTccgaaaaaaaacactgattcgCGGACTACCGACCGAcatgagtattaaaattgctaataaaatcgtttaggattattttagatgcatgtatgttatatttttcttatagagtattcgacgagaaatatgatagacccattaagacttttttggaaaaaatcaccatttcttcaaGAAGTCTCATGAGTAATGacctggcctgtgaaaatcgttGTAAAATCACATAGCTGTGACATCCCAGATTATACTTGGTGATTTATCCTTGTATGTATATTCATATAGTCTTGCCAGTATATTTGAGCATGTGAAACGTGTAATTAATAATGCTTATTGGTGGGAATCGGTAAGAGAACCGTTATATGCACTGCCAATTGATTCCATGGACCGGTTCTTGAATCTCATCCCAAGTAATCACCCATGGACTGAAATGCACTGTACTCTTGGGAGAGAAGATGTGGCATGGGTTAGGGCATTAGGGGACATTTAGGGAAAGTGAATTCAGATTGAGCATGTAGCAGcaatgaagcaaatttattgTATTTGCCTTTTGTATAAATGAATAGTTCATATTTTTAGACAGGATGCTGAGAAATATGGTGTCCCTAAAACTTCCAACGATTTTCAAGGACTTTCCACAAAATTCCGTTTCGATTTCCCGAATCTTTAAAGCGCAACATCAAAATCCAAACATTTTCAAGGATTTCAAGGACCAGTACCAACCCTGCATGTTTTACGAGATTGTTGTCTCCATGTTATGCTGCTTATAACTCGTCCTCAACCTTTATCTGAAATATAAGTGAAATCTGGTTTCACAGTTTATCCGAAAAACCAAGCCAGCTGGACTCAGGAGACATGCGACAAAGACCAGTGCAGTGCTTTGACACCTCAAGATGAACACCGATGTAAGTGCCACACAAGTAAAGCTTAATGTATCGATGCTGTACATTTACTTTGGCCTTCTTTTCACAAATGACATGCTGCTTTACGTAGTTCGCTGCTGCTACCCGTGCCCCCGCGGGTGGGTGAGACTAGACCAGTCCTGTTTCTTCTTTTCCACATTTAACCTGAGTCAGCACGAGAGCGAGAGGAACTGTTCGAGGAAACGTGGACTTCTGGCCATAATCAAAAGTGACAAAGTGCAGGTGATCTTCACGCTTTTGACAATACTGGTGAACAAATTTTTGCTGATGCTaattaatgaaaaataaaataaaatagataaATCTAATAGGATGAATAACAGACATGTTTAGAGCTCTTTTGACACTTGTCGTGTTGTAAATTTGGTTAATTAGCTGTCTTAACACCAGTGgtggatgctggtctttcaatgagggatagctcaaagtgtgtccgcctgtgagtgctttgtgacggtggaggggctcagtggcacccgctgctcggtagggaaagaaacttgaGTGCCAGGAGTCAAGTCTTCAAACACAAGTAGCTGCAATAGAAAAAAACCCACCAGAAATAGAAGCTTCATTTTTCGCAGTcgttttaacaaagcaagtgcAGTACAGTACAGATTAATGTCTAAGTAGCAACTCAgaacaatgaaatgaaaataaaaaaaaacggatGTTAAAACAACATAATCACTTATTCGCTCATTTCATAGTTTTTTTCATGGtacttaactcattgcatgccattgatggtgatatacagtgatccctagtTTTTCGCGTCTaaatcatttgctcccaaaaacgtataaatacattctatttttaattgtttcagtgtcccaaaaacgtatttatacgtcttttacgtttttttttcaacaagagacttctctaggttctgatgaaattttgctccaaagcacaatactcaaaatccattttaaagcaataaaactagccACTGGGggacagtagcgcatttgggaaGAACTCATATtggaccatgaaaggaagtgAGGAGAGGAGGCTTAACCcgcggaacgaacggccgggttGCACAGCCGGGGCACTGgtcgaagacgaccgaatggatgatcAGGagaacgtccaggatgccaggtgtgggaagTCCGAGTAGGACGATTGGCAGGACGTCCGGGACGCCAGGTGATGAACGACCAAGTGCGACGATCAGGAGGacatccaggatgccaggcagtggacgaccgagcagaacactcGAGAAGACGtctgggatgccaggcgttggacgaccggGCAGAACGATTGGGATCACcagtgtagcggatgatgttgttgagtctgTGTTGCTGGTTGAGTAGAGTTCGCGTTGCCGTGTTCGGCCGTTCGTGTCTCTTGTGGCTCTCTAGTGTCTCGTGACTCaggcggaaacgcgcacggctaaATTAGTCCCCCCCCcaagaacacaacatgccccacacaagttccctaggtgaattctattatgaggtagtggtctctacaaaagaaagataaaaaaaaaaaaaaatctatcttgacaggcggtgatgagggaaaagtccTGTCACCCCGTCTGACGAGacagccgcggccacaacagcgtcatctctcagttcaatagtttaagttatgtgtaaataaattgttactttgctatcaaagctctatttgtcttgttgtttatgttattttgtagaaggaaaacattattcagatatttgggatgtcacaaaagcaaaaaaatagctgtgttaaaatcagttatgtttgaaatgtatgctttacaaaaagctcaatttctctgttttttcatcagaaattggaaaattgctcaaactaagctattttctaatgctgatttctaaagaatggaaaaagatatgaactaacttttttttcctgctgaaagaagagagtctaatatttcttttggtgggttccatgtttatatagcaatagaacagaattttctgtgggccttgcaaactcagtcaaaatccagtaaaacgactgggagcgaagggggttgctccggtgaaaataactgggagtgaatgagttaatggggACGACAACCCGACGTGATGAGTGAAaaagcgcaaagtagcgcaGCCCctcgaaaattgaaaaaaaataaataaataaatatatttatatatatatatatatacagtgccttgcaaaagtattcggcccccttgaaccttgcaacctttcgccgcatttcaggcttcaaacaaagatataaaattttaatttttagtcaagaatcaacaacaagtgggacacaatcgtgaagtggaacaaaatttattggataatttaaacttttttaacaaataaaaaactgaaaagtggggcgtgcaatattattcggcccccttgcgttaatactttgtagtaccaccttttgctccaattacagctgcaagtcgcgtggggtatgtttctatcagttttgcacatcgagagactgacattcttgcccattcttccttgcaaaacagctcgagctcagtgaggttggatggagagtgtttgcgaACAgcggtcttcagctctttccacagattctctattggattcaggtctggactttgacttggccattctaacacctggatacgtttatttttgaaccattccattgtagatttggctttatgttttggatcattttcctgTTGGAAGATGAATCACCGtctcagtctcaggtcttgtgcagataccaacaggttttcttccagaatgttcctgtatttggctgcatccatcttcccgtcaattttaaccatcttccctgtccctgctgaagaaaagcaggcccaaaccatgatgctgccaccaccatgtttgacagtggggatggtgtgttcagggtgatgagctgtgttgcttttacgccaaacatatcgttttgcattgtggccaaaaagttgaattttggtttcatctgaccagagcaccttcttccacatgtttggtgtgtctcccaggtggcttgtggcaaactttaaaggagactttttatggatatctttgagaaatggctttcttcttgccactcttccataaaggccagatttgtgcagtgtacgactgattgttgtcctatggacagactctcccacctcagctgtagatctctgcagttcatccagagtgatcatgggcctcttgactGCATctatgatcagttttctccttgtttgagaagaaagtttggaaggacggccgggtcttggtagatttgcagtggtctgatgctccttacatttcaatatgatggcttgcacagtgctccttgagatgtttaaagcttgggaaatctttttgtatccaaatccggctttaaacttctccacaaccgtatctcggacctgcctggtgtgttccttggttttcataatgctctctgcactttaaacagaaccctgagactatcacagagcaggtgcatttatacggagacttgattacacacaggtggattcgatttatcatcatcggtcatttaggacaacattggatcattcagagaccctcactgaacttctggagtgagtttgctgcactgaaagtaaaggggccg
It includes:
- the LOC130915331 gene encoding CD209 antigen-like protein E, with product MEMQNVNTKRKQLEEDTGAKEAMLENNGEKNIDALADAPHEKDEAAGSSHYACLQKPSEDIYSKVVKTEKDEATGSSHYASLQKPYEDIYSNVAKTEKKKQLDQVTALACKSHLKISIQTLQKKTHTKTAQSTVRPYKVACLILSVLCLVLLLVVIVLIVKIYPKNQASWTQETCDKDQCSALTPQDEHRFRCCYPCPRGWVRLDQSCFFFSTFNLSQHESERNCSRKRGLLAIIKSDKVQAFLTERGTGLKYWIDVRSIGDPWVWSDYSYLENGYWSDWSERESSGDCVVLDSRLPSDKNWKPYNCNVENYFICQIQI